From the genome of Candidatus Effluviviaceae Genus V sp., one region includes:
- a CDS encoding GTPase, whose amino-acid sequence MQRRRVVIMGAAGRDFHNFNLVYRDREEFEVVAFTATQIPDISGRAYPPELAGSLYPQGIPIRHEDDLPEIIAEFSVDDVVFAYSDVPHEYVMHKASLVNALGPNFLLLGAEETMITSKKPVVAVCATRTGCGKSQTTRKIAETLMAAGKKVVAIRHPMPYGDLAKQIWQRFAEYDDLKKHECTIEEMEEYEPHIARGNVVYAGVDYERILEEAEKEADVILWDGGNNDASFYAADLYVVVADPHRVGHELTYYPGEQNLRMADVVIINKEGTAKRDDIEKLEANIASVNPNARIVHANSPVTFEESVDLKGKKVLVVEDGPTLTHGGMKYGAGTVAAESAGAELVDAREHAVGKIKEMYETYPGIGTLLPAAGYSDEQVADLEKTVNAVECDYVIIGTPIDLRRVIDINKPSVRVLYELDVQGEPTLEDVLGDLI is encoded by the coding sequence ATGCAGCGACGACGCGTGGTGATCATGGGCGCCGCAGGAAGGGACTTCCACAACTTCAACCTCGTCTACAGGGATCGTGAGGAGTTCGAGGTCGTCGCCTTCACGGCGACCCAGATCCCGGACATCTCGGGTCGTGCGTATCCTCCGGAACTCGCAGGCTCGCTCTATCCCCAGGGCATACCGATCCGCCACGAGGACGATCTCCCGGAGATCATCGCCGAGTTCTCGGTCGACGATGTCGTCTTCGCCTACAGCGACGTGCCGCACGAGTACGTCATGCACAAGGCGTCGCTCGTGAACGCGCTCGGACCGAACTTCCTGCTGCTCGGCGCCGAGGAGACGATGATCACCTCGAAGAAGCCGGTCGTCGCCGTCTGCGCGACCCGGACCGGATGCGGCAAGAGCCAGACGACCAGGAAGATCGCCGAGACGCTCATGGCGGCCGGCAAGAAGGTCGTCGCCATCAGGCACCCCATGCCGTACGGTGACCTCGCGAAGCAGATCTGGCAGCGCTTCGCGGAGTACGACGATCTCAAGAAGCACGAGTGCACCATCGAAGAGATGGAGGAGTACGAACCGCACATCGCGCGCGGGAATGTCGTCTACGCCGGCGTCGACTACGAGCGCATTCTCGAGGAGGCGGAGAAGGAGGCCGACGTCATCCTGTGGGACGGAGGCAACAACGACGCTTCGTTCTACGCCGCCGACCTCTACGTCGTCGTGGCCGACCCCCATCGCGTCGGGCACGAGCTGACCTACTACCCGGGCGAGCAGAACCTCCGCATGGCGGACGTCGTCATCATCAACAAGGAGGGGACGGCGAAGCGGGACGACATCGAGAAGCTCGAGGCCAACATCGCATCGGTCAACCCGAACGCTCGCATCGTGCACGCGAACTCGCCCGTCACGTTCGAGGAGAGCGTCGACCTCAAGGGTAAGAAGGTCCTCGTCGTCGAGGACGGTCCGACACTGACCCACGGCGGCATGAAGTACGGGGCCGGCACGGTCGCCGCCGAGTCGGCCGGCGCCGAGCTGGTCGATGCGCGCGAGCACGCCGTCGGCAAGATCAAGGAGATGTACGAGACCTACCCCGGCATCGGGACGCTCCTCCCCGCGGCCGGCTACTCGGACGAACAGGTCGCCGATCTCGAGAAGACCGTGAACGCCGTCGAGTGCGACTACGTCATCATCGGTACGCCGATCGACCTGAGGCGCGTCATCGACATCAACAAGCCCAGCGTCCGGGTGCTCTACGAGCTGGACGTTCAGGGCGAGCCGACGCTCGAGGATGTGCTGGGCGATCTCATCTAG
- a CDS encoding 4Fe-4S ferredoxin produces MSKEASREQQKKQKRAWRYPSQSEHPGSEIYIHEDWCKNCGICYEMCPKGVLSCDPSGRPVVENPDACIACYLCEMLCPDMAITVHKERAGKSGTSDDT; encoded by the coding sequence ATGAGCAAGGAAGCGAGCAGGGAACAGCAGAAGAAGCAGAAGCGCGCGTGGCGCTATCCTTCGCAGAGCGAGCATCCGGGTTCCGAGATCTACATCCACGAGGACTGGTGCAAGAACTGCGGCATCTGCTATGAGATGTGCCCGAAGGGCGTCCTGTCGTGCGATCCGAGCGGCAGGCCCGTCGTCGAGAATCCGGACGCGTGCATCGCGTGCTATCTATGTGAGATGCTGTGTCCTGACATGGCGATCACGGTCCATAAGGAGCGCGCCGGTAAGAGCGGGACGTCGGACGACACCTAG
- a CDS encoding 2-oxoacid:acceptor oxidoreductase subunit alpha, with the protein MKNQTPYTQVLQGNEAAAIGALAGGLDFFAGYPITPSSEVAEIMSRTLPLVGGRFIQMEDEIASMAAVIGASLAGARSMTATSGPGFSLMQEHVGFACLAEVPCVVINVQRAGPSTGLPTQPAQGDIMQARWGTHGDHAVIALAPSSVRECFTMTVDCLNLAELYRTPVLLLMDEVIGHMRESVTFPQAGTFGLDMRKEPLTGLGDYCPFDECGEIIAPLSPYGGEYRFHVTGLTHDKRGFPTMVSDEVNHKIHHIVDKIESRADSLARYEEYMTDDADVLLFAYGSTARVAKASVRTLRDEGIKAGLMRVKTIWPFSKKRLRELLNQLKLIVVPEMNLGQYVLEVERAMCDEVPVKRFGRVDGHLFVPDQISDFVRKEVGR; encoded by the coding sequence ATGAAGAACCAGACGCCGTACACCCAGGTCCTGCAGGGGAACGAGGCCGCCGCGATCGGAGCGCTCGCCGGAGGTCTCGATTTTTTCGCTGGCTATCCGATCACGCCGTCCTCGGAGGTCGCCGAGATCATGTCGCGGACGCTCCCGCTCGTCGGGGGACGGTTCATCCAGATGGAGGACGAGATCGCATCGATGGCTGCCGTCATCGGTGCGTCGCTCGCGGGGGCCCGTTCGATGACCGCGACGAGCGGCCCGGGTTTCTCGCTCATGCAGGAGCACGTCGGCTTCGCCTGTCTCGCCGAGGTGCCGTGCGTCGTCATCAACGTGCAGCGGGCCGGACCATCGACGGGGCTTCCGACCCAGCCCGCCCAGGGCGACATCATGCAGGCCCGGTGGGGCACGCACGGCGACCATGCCGTCATCGCGCTCGCGCCGTCGAGCGTCCGGGAGTGCTTCACCATGACCGTCGACTGCCTCAACCTGGCGGAGCTCTACCGGACGCCGGTCCTGCTCCTGATGGACGAGGTCATCGGCCACATGAGAGAGAGCGTCACGTTCCCTCAGGCGGGCACGTTCGGCCTCGACATGCGGAAGGAACCCCTCACAGGTCTCGGAGACTACTGTCCGTTCGACGAGTGCGGAGAGATCATCGCACCCCTCTCACCGTACGGCGGGGAGTACAGGTTCCACGTCACCGGGCTCACCCACGACAAGCGCGGTTTCCCCACGATGGTCTCCGACGAGGTGAACCACAAGATCCATCACATCGTCGACAAGATCGAGAGCCGAGCCGACAGCCTCGCGCGGTACGAGGAGTACATGACCGACGACGCCGACGTGCTTCTCTTCGCGTACGGCTCGACGGCCCGGGTCGCCAAGGCGTCGGTGCGGACCCTCCGCGACGAGGGCATCAAGGCGGGGCTCATGCGTGTCAAGACGATCTGGCCGTTCTCGAAGAAGCGGCTCAGAGAGCTTCTGAACCAGCTGAAGCTCATCGTGGTGCCCGAGATGAACCTCGGACAGTACGTCCTCGAGGTCGAACGCGCCATGTGCGACGAGGTTCCCGTCAAGCGTTTCGGTCGGGTCGACGGTCACCTGTTCGTCCCCGACCAGATATCGGACTTCGTGCGGAAGGAGGTGGGGCGATGA
- the sucC gene encoding ADP-forming succinate--CoA ligase subunit beta, with protein sequence MKIHEYQAKEILSRYEVPMPPFEVVDSPSQARAFAERTGAPIIVKAQVHVGGRGKAGGVKFAADPDEAERSAADILGMDIKGLTVGKVIVYEAVDIADEIYIGVVIDRASKRPVFMVSSAGGVDIEEVASATPEKIHRHPVDPQDGLSREEAAALGGAVDPRPDVARRIGDVIFKLWTAFNESDASLAEINPLVVTPDGDVSAVDAKMLIDDNALFRHEDIAAMRDPSLETDETRRAREAGLSYVKLDGTVGCLVNGAGLAMTTMDVIKHFGGEPANFLDIGGSSTPEKVVTALDIISSDPGVKAILINIFGGITRCDDVARGLIEAFERRPLDLGVVVRLTGTNEEEARELLSEHDLVTAATMDDAVQKVVEMAGRAA encoded by the coding sequence GTGAAGATCCACGAGTACCAGGCGAAGGAGATCCTCTCCCGCTACGAGGTCCCGATGCCGCCGTTCGAGGTCGTGGACTCCCCCTCACAGGCGCGGGCTTTCGCGGAGCGGACGGGCGCGCCGATCATCGTCAAGGCCCAGGTCCACGTAGGAGGAAGGGGAAAGGCCGGGGGCGTCAAGTTCGCGGCCGACCCCGACGAGGCCGAGCGGTCGGCGGCCGACATCCTCGGCATGGACATCAAGGGGCTGACCGTCGGGAAGGTCATCGTCTACGAGGCCGTCGACATCGCCGACGAGATCTACATCGGCGTCGTCATCGACCGGGCATCGAAGCGTCCGGTCTTCATGGTCAGCTCGGCCGGAGGCGTCGACATCGAGGAGGTCGCCTCCGCGACCCCGGAGAAGATCCACAGGCACCCGGTCGACCCCCAGGACGGGCTCTCCAGAGAGGAGGCCGCCGCGCTCGGCGGCGCCGTTGATCCCCGGCCCGACGTGGCGCGGAGGATCGGGGACGTCATCTTCAAGCTCTGGACGGCCTTCAACGAGAGCGACGCCTCACTCGCGGAGATCAACCCGCTCGTCGTGACGCCCGACGGAGACGTCTCGGCGGTCGACGCCAAGATGCTCATCGATGACAACGCGCTCTTCCGTCACGAGGACATCGCCGCGATGCGGGATCCCTCGCTCGAGACCGATGAGACCCGCAGGGCGCGCGAGGCGGGACTCTCCTACGTCAAACTCGACGGCACCGTGGGCTGTCTCGTGAACGGCGCGGGGCTCGCCATGACGACGATGGACGTCATCAAGCACTTCGGCGGTGAGCCTGCCAACTTCCTCGACATCGGCGGCAGTTCGACACCGGAGAAGGTCGTCACCGCGCTCGACATCATCTCGAGCGACCCCGGCGTCAAGGCGATCCTGATCAACATCTTCGGCGGCATAACCCGGTGTGACGACGTCGCCCGCGGCCTCATCGAGGCCTTCGAGCGGCGGCCGCTCGACCTCGGTGTGGTCGTTCGTCTGACCGGCACGAACGAGGAGGAGGCAAGGGAGCTTCTCTCCGAGCACGACCTCGTGACGGCCGCGACGATGGACGACGCCGTCCAGAAGGTCGTCGAGATGGCGGGGAGGGCCGCGTGA
- the rfaE2 gene encoding D-glycero-beta-D-manno-heptose 1-phosphate adenylyltransferase, translated as MAVVERQELVEACRGHRDAGRRIVFTNGCFDILHRGHVDYLSRAKALGDVLVVGLNTDRSVGELKGPCRPIVPEEDRAHVLDALSVVDYVVLFDEPTPLEVIEALQPDVLVKGAGYTRDTIVGADVVESRGGQVVALAPVPGRSTRSIIATILERGRGCLGGSR; from the coding sequence GTGGCCGTCGTCGAGCGTCAGGAACTGGTGGAGGCCTGCCGCGGGCACCGGGACGCGGGCAGGCGGATCGTCTTCACGAACGGGTGCTTCGACATCCTGCACCGGGGACACGTCGACTATCTCTCCCGCGCGAAGGCTCTGGGCGATGTGCTCGTCGTCGGCCTCAACACCGACCGGTCGGTCGGCGAACTCAAGGGGCCGTGCCGCCCGATCGTGCCCGAGGAGGACCGGGCGCATGTTCTGGATGCCCTCTCGGTCGTTGACTACGTTGTCCTCTTCGACGAACCGACGCCGCTCGAGGTGATCGAAGCCCTTCAGCCGGATGTTCTCGTCAAGGGCGCCGGCTACACGCGCGACACGATCGTCGGCGCGGACGTCGTGGAGTCGCGGGGTGGGCAGGTGGTCGCGCTCGCTCCCGTGCCCGGCCGGTCGACACGATCGATCATCGCCACCATCCTCGAACGCGGACGGGGGTGTCTGGGGGGGAGCCGCTGA
- the sucD gene encoding succinate--CoA ligase subunit alpha, with translation MSIYIDEKTRVCVQGITGRDGGFHARGMLDYGTNVVAGVTPGKGGQSVEDVPVFDTVREAVEKTGADASIVFVPARFAADAVVEAGEAGIELVVAITEGVPTLDAARMYARLHETGTRLVGPNCPGLISPGKCKLGIMPGPIHERGPIGVVSRSGTLTYEVVDGLRRHGLGQSTVIGIGGDPIIGTNFIDTLEAFARDPETEGIVLIGEIGGTDEEEAAAWIERELDKPVVSFIAGRTAPPGKRMGHAGAIIAGGKGTAEEKMEALKAAGVPVAERPSEIPELLSGSLRG, from the coding sequence GTGAGCATCTACATAGACGAGAAGACCCGGGTCTGCGTTCAGGGCATCACCGGCCGCGACGGCGGCTTCCACGCGCGCGGCATGCTCGACTACGGAACGAACGTCGTCGCCGGTGTGACTCCGGGGAAGGGCGGACAATCGGTCGAGGACGTGCCGGTGTTCGATACCGTGAGGGAGGCGGTCGAGAAGACCGGTGCCGATGCGTCGATCGTCTTCGTGCCGGCGCGGTTCGCGGCCGACGCCGTTGTCGAGGCGGGCGAGGCCGGTATCGAACTCGTCGTCGCCATCACGGAGGGCGTGCCCACGCTCGACGCCGCCCGGATGTACGCCCGGCTTCACGAGACAGGGACAAGGCTCGTCGGTCCGAACTGTCCCGGGCTCATCAGTCCCGGCAAGTGCAAGCTCGGCATCATGCCCGGTCCCATCCACGAGAGAGGTCCCATCGGCGTCGTCTCGAGAAGCGGGACGCTGACCTACGAGGTCGTCGACGGACTCCGGAGGCACGGACTCGGACAGTCGACGGTCATCGGCATCGGCGGAGACCCGATCATCGGGACGAACTTCATCGACACGCTCGAGGCGTTCGCGCGCGATCCCGAGACCGAGGGCATCGTGTTGATCGGCGAGATCGGCGGAACGGACGAGGAGGAGGCGGCCGCCTGGATCGAGCGCGAGCTCGACAAGCCGGTCGTGTCGTTCATCGCCGGGCGGACGGCTCCGCCCGGGAAACGCATGGGACACGCCGGCGCGATCATCGCGGGCGGCAAGGGAACGGCTGAGGAGAAGATGGAGGCGCTGAAGGCGGCCGGCGTGCCTGTCGCCGAGCGTCCGAGTGAGATCCCTGAGCTCTTGTCTGGGTCGCTTCGGGGGTGA